A stretch of Aristophania vespae DNA encodes these proteins:
- a CDS encoding ferritin-like domain-containing protein produces MSDVKKNTDKKTLADIYSHLPDQPSEKTLAEVDYQARHWSSPVKGPLKPGTQEHKKAMADMFRETFNPYKPSVIPWPELDPETLHRITSLPIWDIAVQTEGKARLRMAAYADMLDDPDVKDAISRNAWEENRHKEVLSRLVEFYKIPMAPEPPYKEPRDTEWAYLVTGFSECWDSFFAFGLFALAERAGLFPMELIETFEPVMQEECRHILLFANWLAYHRAVMPFWKRPWFEMRVIGVLFFLLYERMSLVRSFDDQGIEHTQDNNFTVTGAQSMTDQNVDFVELMELCLREDERRFSGYDPRLVRPKMAPMAARAAIKAVKFWRKLRGKNQEENAEAVSA; encoded by the coding sequence ATGAGTGACGTGAAAAAAAATACCGATAAAAAAACTCTAGCCGATATTTATTCACATTTACCTGACCAGCCTTCTGAAAAAACTTTGGCTGAGGTGGATTATCAGGCACGTCATTGGAGCAGCCCCGTCAAAGGGCCATTAAAGCCAGGCACTCAGGAACATAAGAAAGCTATGGCTGATATGTTCCGTGAGACATTTAACCCTTATAAGCCTTCTGTTATCCCCTGGCCTGAGCTTGACCCTGAAACATTGCACCGCATTACGTCTCTACCTATTTGGGATATTGCTGTGCAGACTGAGGGTAAAGCACGTTTGCGTATGGCAGCCTATGCAGACATGCTTGATGATCCAGATGTAAAAGATGCGATTTCTCGTAATGCATGGGAAGAAAATCGCCATAAAGAAGTTTTATCGCGTCTGGTGGAATTTTATAAAATTCCTATGGCGCCAGAACCTCCTTATAAAGAGCCCAGAGACACTGAATGGGCCTATCTGGTTACGGGTTTTTCAGAATGTTGGGATAGTTTCTTTGCATTTGGGCTTTTTGCCCTGGCTGAGCGAGCTGGCTTATTTCCTATGGAGCTGATTGAGACTTTTGAGCCTGTTATGCAGGAAGAATGTCGTCATATCCTGCTTTTTGCAAATTGGCTGGCTTACCACCGGGCTGTTATGCCATTTTGGAAGCGACCATGGTTTGAGATGCGCGTGATTGGGGTTCTTTTCTTCTTATTATATGAGCGCATGAGTCTGGTGCGTTCTTTTGATGATCAGGGCATTGAGCATACACAGGATAATAATTTTACTGTGACTGGTGCGCAGAGCATGACTGATCAGAATGTTGATTTTGTTGAACTTATGGAGCTTTGTCTGAGAGAGGATGAACGCCGTTTCTCAGGATATGATCCACGCTTAGTACGCCCTAAAATGGCACCTATGGCAGCTCGTGCGGCCATTAAAGCGGTAAAATTCTGGCGTAAGTTACGCGGGAAAAATCAGGAAGAAAATGCCGAAGCGGTTTCAGCTTAA
- a CDS encoding ATP-dependent Clp protease proteolytic subunit has product MMMNDTQYRDLKGLDRKSQEQCYTEPSSQRFPSRFDEEKPETPSEDKEASKPSPEMEDRLFKQRKVLIFGGVNDRLAKEVTARLLALAGDSDKPIDIYVNSPGGHVESGDTIHDMIRFVDSLAPITIIGTGWVASAGALIFAAGRPERRLCLPNTRFLLHQPMGGVRGPATDIDIEAREIIKMRERLNRIFARETGQTYEKVARDTDRNYWMSAQEAVDYGLVGRIINSPADIETPSAP; this is encoded by the coding sequence ATGATGATGAATGATACACAATATCGTGATCTAAAAGGACTAGATCGAAAATCTCAGGAACAGTGTTATACTGAGCCGTCTTCCCAGCGTTTTCCTAGCCGCTTTGATGAAGAAAAACCGGAGACCCCTTCGGAGGATAAAGAGGCTTCGAAGCCTTCTCCTGAAATGGAAGATCGTCTTTTTAAGCAAAGAAAAGTGCTTATTTTTGGCGGGGTTAATGATCGCCTGGCAAAAGAAGTAACAGCACGGTTACTAGCATTGGCCGGGGATTCGGATAAGCCGATTGATATTTATGTCAATTCTCCGGGTGGGCATGTCGAAAGTGGCGATACCATTCATGACATGATTCGTTTTGTGGATTCGCTCGCACCTATAACCATTATTGGTACAGGGTGGGTGGCATCTGCTGGTGCTTTAATTTTTGCCGCAGGGCGCCCTGAGCGTCGTTTATGTTTGCCAAATACACGTTTTCTTCTTCACCAGCCAATGGGAGGGGTGCGTGGTCCTGCTACAGATATTGATATTGAGGCACGCGAAATTATTAAAATGCGCGAACGGCTAAATCGCATTTTTGCTCGGGAAACAGGGCAAACTTACGAGAAAGTTGCTCGCGACACAGATCGTAATTACTGGATGTCAGCCCAAGAGGCGGTAGATTATGGTTTAGTGGGCCGTATCATTAATTCGCCAGCTGATATTGAAACCCCCTCAGCTCCATAA
- a CDS encoding MDR/zinc-dependent alcohol dehydrogenase-like family protein, with protein MLVGMGGDEMMLPVSVIQAREINVTGTFRYTNTWPMAAHLVASKQVDLSSMITARYDLEHAEDALKASLDPQSIKIIVTP; from the coding sequence GTGCTTGTTGGAATGGGAGGAGATGAGATGATGTTGCCCGTTTCAGTCATACAAGCACGCGAAATTAATGTAACAGGAACTTTTCGTTACACGAATACATGGCCCATGGCAGCGCATCTTGTGGCTAGTAAGCAGGTCGATCTTTCTTCCATGATCACAGCTCGCTATGATTTGGAGCATGCAGAAGACGCTTTAAAAGCCAGTCTTGACCCGCAATCCATAAAGATAATCGTCACGCCATAA
- the recA gene encoding recombinase RecA, with product MDKNKALEGALSQIERAFGKGSVMRLGQRPIEQAEVISTGSLGLDIGLGIGGLPRGRIVEIYGPESSGKTTLALHVLAEAQKKGGTVAFIDAEHALDPIYARKLGVNIDELLLSQPDTGEQALEIADTLVRSGAIDVLVVDSVAALVPRAELEGDMGDSHVGLHARLMSQALRKLTGTVSRSNTMVIFLNQIRMKIGVMFGNPETTTGGNALKFYASVRLDIRRTGSIKDKDEVTGNQTRVKVVKNKMAPPFRQVEFDIMYGEGISKVGELLDLGVKANIVEKAGAWFSFDSTRIGQGRENSKQYLRDHPEMAQIIEQRIRADAGIVAQSLLVGETEDSESLPLGE from the coding sequence ATGGATAAAAACAAAGCCTTAGAAGGTGCCTTGAGCCAAATAGAGCGCGCCTTTGGAAAAGGGTCAGTAATGCGCCTGGGCCAACGGCCAATAGAACAGGCCGAAGTCATTTCAACTGGTTCGTTAGGTTTAGATATTGGCCTTGGAATTGGTGGTTTACCTCGTGGTCGTATTGTTGAAATTTACGGTCCAGAAAGCTCAGGTAAAACTACATTGGCGCTGCATGTTCTGGCTGAAGCTCAGAAAAAGGGAGGCACTGTAGCCTTCATTGATGCTGAACATGCCCTAGACCCAATTTATGCACGCAAACTCGGTGTTAACATCGATGAGTTATTGCTGAGCCAGCCCGATACAGGCGAGCAAGCTCTTGAAATCGCCGATACTTTAGTCCGTTCTGGGGCTATTGATGTGCTTGTTGTAGACTCTGTGGCAGCTCTTGTCCCTCGTGCAGAATTAGAGGGTGATATGGGAGACAGCCATGTCGGATTACATGCGCGCTTAATGAGCCAAGCATTACGTAAACTTACCGGCACGGTATCACGTTCCAACACAATGGTGATTTTTCTAAACCAAATCCGCATGAAAATTGGGGTGATGTTTGGAAATCCAGAAACCACTACAGGTGGTAATGCTTTAAAATTCTACGCTTCTGTCAGGCTTGATATCAGACGGACAGGCTCTATCAAAGATAAAGACGAGGTTACCGGAAACCAAACCCGCGTTAAAGTCGTTAAAAACAAGATGGCACCGCCTTTCCGCCAAGTTGAATTCGATATTATGTATGGCGAAGGCATTAGTAAGGTTGGTGAGCTTCTTGATCTTGGTGTTAAAGCCAATATCGTTGAAAAAGCTGGTGCATGGTTCTCATTTGACAGCACACGCATTGGCCAAGGTCGTGAAAATTCAAAGCAATATTTACGCGACCATCCAGAAATGGCTCAGATTATTGAGCAACGCATTCGTGCCGATGCTGGAATTGTTGCACAATCCCTTCTTGTGGGTGAAACAGAAGACTCTGAGAGCCTACCATTAGGGGAGTAA
- the queC gene encoding 7-cyano-7-deazaguanine synthase QueC yields MTESALDTPFEKKALVLFSGGQDSATCLAWALKHFEHVETVGYAYGQRHSIELECRDILRDKIGKLFAQYGRVGEDHTIDLASLGALSETSLTRETEIIMSENGLPSTFVPGRNLIFLTYAAALAYRRGIKHIITGVCETDYSGYPDCRDDTIKALQVALNLGMEQRFVLHTPLMWLDKAQTWQMCDQLAGSDLVEVIRKESHSCYKGDRTHEHVWGYGCGDCPACQLRAEGWRRYQEAL; encoded by the coding sequence ATGACAGAGTCCGCTTTAGATACGCCTTTTGAAAAAAAAGCTTTGGTTCTTTTTTCAGGCGGCCAGGATTCAGCGACATGCCTGGCCTGGGCATTAAAACATTTTGAGCATGTTGAAACTGTCGGTTATGCTTACGGCCAACGGCACTCTATAGAGCTAGAATGCCGTGATATTTTAAGAGATAAAATTGGCAAACTCTTCGCCCAATATGGCAGAGTTGGAGAAGATCATACGATTGATCTCGCCAGCCTGGGGGCACTTTCAGAAACATCTCTGACTCGTGAGACTGAAATCATCATGAGCGAAAATGGTTTACCTTCCACCTTCGTTCCTGGTCGAAATCTCATATTTTTGACATATGCAGCCGCTTTGGCCTATCGACGCGGCATTAAGCATATTATCACCGGCGTGTGTGAAACAGATTATTCAGGCTATCCTGACTGCCGTGACGATACAATTAAAGCCTTACAGGTGGCACTTAATTTAGGCATGGAACAGCGTTTTGTGCTGCATACACCACTAATGTGGTTAGATAAGGCACAAACCTGGCAAATGTGTGATCAACTGGCAGGATCCGACTTAGTAGAAGTCATCCGCAAAGAGAGCCATTCATGCTATAAAGGCGACCGCACTCATGAGCATGTTTGGGGTTATGGATGTGGTGACTGCCCAGCCTGCCAGCTCCGTGCAGAAGGATGGCGACGTTACCAGGAGGCGTTGTGA
- a CDS encoding gamma-glutamyltransferase: protein MAQHSSLPPAQYPYSAQKPSRFRSYCKPSMLLALASFSAILLSGCSDVHVPGFIAAHTPPGGGGIVVADEPQAALVGRDVLARGGNAADAATATAFALGVTLPSRASLGGGGACLISEPGQAEAKAITFLAPAGQGEGERPASVPLMARGLYLLQLRYGSVHFEDVIDPAIHLARQGISVSKALAADLDAVKGPLLDDRGALSVFGKEGNLIVGVGDQLVQTRLSSFLSRLKLAGVGDLYSGALSEVFVNQAQQSGAALTRDDLRKALPGESAALVVEQGNYRASFLPPPADGGLGSAMAFSHGISAEGAVQAWRQSGLAGTKAAQTFLNKSQSSAQPLPSLPASTSFIVKDHYGLAVACTLSDNNLFGTGRIAGSTGVILGASPQNYPKPLLSAAIIQSKGKQPVNAVLSASGQNAAAQIVADALTKIMHDQPLSTVTSGSNEGRLNAIICKKGQCSGTADPRGSGLSTSTKAPHKGLLKNRFQTPYQNSFPHPV, encoded by the coding sequence GTGGCTCAGCACTCAAGCCTGCCTCCCGCTCAGTATCCTTACTCAGCTCAAAAACCTTCTCGGTTTCGATCATACTGCAAGCCAAGCATGCTTTTAGCGCTCGCTAGCTTTTCAGCTATTTTGCTGAGCGGTTGTTCCGACGTCCATGTTCCCGGATTTATTGCCGCACACACCCCTCCAGGTGGAGGTGGAATCGTGGTCGCTGACGAACCACAAGCAGCCCTGGTTGGACGTGATGTCCTTGCAAGAGGCGGAAATGCCGCAGATGCCGCTACAGCTACCGCTTTTGCATTGGGCGTGACCCTTCCCTCACGTGCTTCTTTAGGAGGTGGGGGCGCCTGTCTTATAAGCGAGCCAGGCCAGGCTGAAGCAAAGGCCATTACCTTTTTAGCCCCTGCCGGCCAAGGTGAAGGCGAGCGCCCTGCAAGCGTGCCGTTAATGGCAAGAGGACTCTATCTCTTGCAACTGCGTTATGGCTCAGTTCATTTTGAAGATGTCATTGATCCTGCCATTCACCTGGCACGACAAGGAATCAGTGTCAGTAAAGCCCTTGCAGCTGACCTAGACGCTGTTAAAGGCCCTCTCCTTGACGATCGTGGTGCACTTTCTGTTTTCGGCAAAGAAGGAAATCTCATCGTTGGCGTTGGTGACCAGTTAGTCCAGACACGTCTTTCTTCTTTCCTCTCACGTCTCAAACTTGCAGGCGTTGGAGATCTTTATAGCGGTGCTCTCTCGGAAGTATTTGTAAATCAGGCCCAGCAATCCGGTGCAGCACTCACAAGGGATGATTTACGCAAAGCTCTCCCAGGAGAAAGCGCCGCCCTGGTAGTTGAGCAGGGGAACTATCGCGCTTCCTTCCTTCCTCCCCCTGCTGATGGTGGCTTAGGGTCTGCTATGGCCTTTAGTCATGGCATTTCCGCAGAAGGTGCCGTACAAGCCTGGCGGCAATCAGGTTTGGCAGGGACAAAAGCTGCCCAGACTTTCCTTAATAAAAGCCAGTCTAGTGCTCAGCCTTTGCCGTCTTTGCCAGCTTCAACGTCATTTATCGTAAAAGACCATTATGGCCTGGCCGTCGCTTGTACTTTAAGTGACAATAATTTGTTCGGCACTGGTAGGATCGCAGGCAGTACGGGCGTTATATTGGGAGCCTCTCCACAAAATTATCCTAAACCCCTGCTAAGTGCTGCCATAATTCAAAGCAAGGGAAAGCAACCTGTTAATGCCGTGCTTTCTGCCTCAGGACAAAATGCAGCCGCACAAATCGTTGCTGATGCTTTAACAAAAATCATGCATGACCAACCTTTATCAACAGTTACGTCAGGCTCAAATGAGGGACGGCTCAATGCTATTATATGTAAAAAAGGTCAGTGTTCAGGAACAGCAGATCCAAGAGGTAGCGGTCTCAGCACATCGACTAAAGCCCCTCATAAGGGGCTATTGAAAAATCGATTTCAAACACCATATCAGAATTCCTTTCCTCACCCTGTTTAA
- a CDS encoding DsbA family protein, translating into MKRQILLTVLAAFWTASLGGSAHAAQTESRHFTPQERKEIVQIVSQALKKDPQILSDAIQSLRQQATEEMQERGLKAVKAHYSALEAAPPYAVKGNPQGKVTVIEFLDPRCGYCRHMMPVLDKFLKRHPDVKLIEKLVPVLGPASLLDVQAIFAAAMQNHYEQMRLALMKETAKSDQGKIETLAKEQGLDLEKFRKDMKGPAVKALIAINVGQAQAIGLDGTPTFIFGQAAVIPGAISLDQLDQILEKVR; encoded by the coding sequence GTGAAACGCCAAATTTTATTAACTGTCCTTGCAGCTTTTTGGACAGCCTCTCTGGGAGGGTCTGCTCATGCGGCACAAACGGAATCTCGTCATTTTACGCCACAGGAGCGTAAAGAGATTGTGCAAATTGTTAGTCAGGCGTTAAAAAAAGACCCTCAAATTTTGAGTGATGCGATCCAGTCACTTCGGCAACAAGCTACCGAAGAAATGCAGGAGCGCGGTTTAAAAGCTGTTAAGGCTCATTACTCTGCTTTGGAGGCAGCGCCGCCTTATGCTGTTAAAGGTAACCCTCAAGGTAAAGTGACGGTGATAGAGTTTCTTGACCCGCGCTGTGGTTATTGCCGCCATATGATGCCAGTTTTAGACAAGTTTTTAAAACGTCATCCCGATGTGAAGCTGATTGAAAAGTTAGTTCCCGTTTTAGGGCCAGCAAGCCTTCTGGATGTGCAGGCAATTTTTGCAGCTGCTATGCAAAATCATTACGAACAAATGCGCCTAGCTCTTATGAAAGAAACTGCCAAATCTGATCAGGGCAAAATTGAAACCTTAGCCAAAGAGCAGGGGCTTGACTTAGAGAAATTTCGTAAAGATATGAAGGGGCCTGCCGTAAAGGCATTAATCGCTATAAATGTCGGTCAAGCGCAAGCTATTGGTTTAGATGGAACACCTACTTTTATATTTGGTCAAGCAGCGGTGATTCCCGGAGCCATTAGTCTCGACCAATTAGATCAGATTTTGGAAAAGGTACGCTAA
- the folK gene encoding 2-amino-4-hydroxy-6-hydroxymethyldihydropteridine diphosphokinase, with protein MIESPLTRVSVRDLCLFAHHGVLEEEKRLGQRFFINIDALVNIDPAIKDDDYHQAVCYAGLCDIASEITRGSSFNLIETLADRIASAILERYSQVVETHIEIRKPSAPLPYTVSEAAIKITKKRHEVVGLSLGANLGPREATLKAAIDMLARAEGLQIDRVSGLYDSAPWGVEDQPPFINLCLLGQTSLRPMALLRLCKEIELLLGRIPGRHWGERALDIDLLFYGEMQIDNPVLTLPHPRIFERAFVLEPLYELDPTFTISGRNISEALAQLARTEGDVVRRAGAPFPSSEESYVN; from the coding sequence GTGATAGAGAGCCCTTTAACACGTGTTTCTGTGCGTGATCTTTGTTTATTTGCTCATCATGGTGTGTTGGAGGAAGAAAAACGTCTTGGCCAGCGTTTTTTTATTAATATAGATGCCCTGGTTAATATCGACCCTGCTATTAAGGATGATGATTACCATCAGGCAGTTTGTTATGCTGGACTTTGCGATATTGCCTCTGAAATTACCAGGGGCTCTTCTTTTAACTTAATTGAAACACTTGCTGATCGTATTGCCTCTGCTATTTTGGAGCGTTACTCTCAGGTTGTCGAAACTCATATAGAAATTCGCAAACCTTCAGCACCATTACCTTATACTGTGTCTGAAGCAGCTATTAAGATTACGAAGAAACGGCATGAAGTTGTTGGGCTATCGCTTGGTGCTAATTTGGGCCCACGTGAAGCAACGCTCAAAGCCGCGATAGATATGTTGGCGCGTGCAGAGGGTTTACAAATTGATCGGGTTTCCGGTCTTTATGATAGTGCTCCCTGGGGTGTGGAGGACCAGCCTCCCTTTATAAATCTTTGTCTTTTGGGGCAGACCTCCTTGCGTCCTATGGCTTTATTGAGACTCTGCAAGGAGATTGAGCTTTTATTGGGGCGCATTCCCGGTCGTCATTGGGGAGAACGGGCTTTGGATATAGATTTGCTCTTTTATGGCGAGATGCAAATAGATAATCCTGTTCTAACATTACCTCATCCACGGATTTTTGAACGTGCTTTCGTGCTTGAGCCACTTTATGAACTTGATCCAACATTTACCATTTCTGGGCGTAATATCTCAGAGGCCTTAGCGCAACTTGCGCGCACAGAAGGCGACGTCGTGCGACGTGCTGGCGCGCCATTTCCTAGTTCAGAGGAGTCATATGTCAACTAA
- the folE gene encoding GTP cyclohydrolase I FolE: protein MQQPASLMTSSAAQIKEDALIRPADAQERIARNVREILVALGEDPEREGLKETPQRVAKMYLEIFSGLYEDPQEHLKKQFSADQHGGAVIVKDIRFQSTCEHHLLPVYGVAHVAYLPDGGRLTGLSKLARLVEGYARRPQLQERLTDQIAQAIAKILSPKAVLVVLEGEHMCMSLRGVRSPGSKTVTSAALGRWAENLQERQEILSLMKS, encoded by the coding sequence ATGCAACAGCCGGCAAGTCTAATGACATCATCAGCAGCACAGATTAAAGAGGATGCTTTAATACGCCCTGCTGACGCTCAGGAACGTATTGCTCGTAATGTGCGTGAAATTTTGGTCGCTCTGGGAGAAGATCCTGAACGTGAGGGGTTGAAAGAAACGCCTCAGCGTGTGGCAAAAATGTATTTGGAGATTTTTTCTGGCCTTTATGAAGATCCGCAAGAACATTTAAAAAAGCAATTTAGTGCTGATCAACATGGGGGCGCTGTTATTGTAAAAGATATTCGCTTTCAATCGACATGTGAGCATCATTTACTACCTGTTTATGGCGTTGCTCATGTGGCCTACCTGCCTGACGGTGGTCGTCTTACAGGGTTGAGTAAATTGGCACGTCTGGTCGAAGGCTATGCCCGTCGGCCGCAATTACAGGAACGTCTGACTGACCAGATTGCACAGGCCATTGCTAAAATTTTATCGCCTAAAGCCGTATTAGTTGTTTTAGAGGGTGAGCATATGTGTATGAGCTTGAGGGGCGTGCGCTCACCAGGTTCCAAAACTGTAACAAGTGCTGCCTTAGGGCGTTGGGCAGAAAATTTGCAAGAACGGCAAGAAATCCTTTCTCTGATGAAATCTTGA
- the folP gene encoding dihydropteroate synthase yields the protein MKALAEMIAASDRGEIPPLIMGILNITPDSFSDGGEFIEADEACRQAHKLVLEGADIIDCGGESTRPGYTAISVEEEWYRLSSVIAPLAVQGICLSVDTMKAEVARRALRAGAVMVNDVWGLQYDPAMAAVVADFGANVVVMHNRQDIDPHLDLKADFKRFFDYSLEKAQLAGVSTKQIVLDPGVGFGKTPEQNLKAINLISWLRSYYQLPILLGVSRKSFFGHFLGRQKGERLAATIAANLYGVKEGASIIRVHDAQPHEDMVLLNYMLGNLS from the coding sequence TTGAAAGCGCTTGCAGAGATGATTGCTGCCAGTGATAGAGGCGAAATCCCGCCTCTTATCATGGGTATTTTAAACATCACGCCTGACTCATTTTCAGATGGTGGGGAATTTATTGAAGCCGATGAAGCGTGCAGGCAAGCACATAAATTGGTTTTAGAAGGCGCTGATATTATTGATTGTGGGGGTGAATCTACACGACCTGGTTATACAGCCATTAGCGTAGAGGAGGAGTGGTACAGGCTAAGCTCTGTTATTGCTCCTTTGGCCGTTCAGGGGATATGCCTCTCTGTTGATACGATGAAAGCTGAGGTTGCAAGACGCGCTTTGCGGGCAGGGGCGGTCATGGTCAATGATGTATGGGGCCTTCAATATGACCCGGCTATGGCAGCGGTTGTTGCTGATTTTGGGGCTAATGTCGTGGTCATGCATAACCGGCAGGACATTGACCCTCATTTAGATCTAAAAGCTGATTTCAAGCGTTTTTTTGATTATTCATTAGAAAAAGCCCAGCTGGCAGGGGTCTCTACCAAACAGATTGTGCTCGATCCTGGTGTTGGTTTTGGCAAAACTCCAGAGCAAAATCTAAAAGCCATTAATTTAATTTCCTGGCTGCGATCTTATTATCAATTACCTATTTTGCTTGGTGTATCACGTAAGTCATTTTTTGGGCATTTTCTGGGGCGCCAAAAAGGTGAGAGACTTGCAGCAACAATTGCAGCTAATCTCTATGGTGTAAAAGAGGGTGCCTCTATCATCAGAGTCCATGATGCTCAACCGCACGAAGATATGGTTCTGCTTAATTATATGCTGGGAAATTTATCGTGA
- the queE gene encoding 7-carboxy-7-deazaguanine synthase produces MSYAVKEIFATLQGEGAHTGRAAIFCRFAGCNLWSGREEDRAKASCQFCDTDFIGIDGPGGGRFENAQDLALAIKNCWQQYSSDFTQAYVVFTGGEPLLQLDPNLIKAVKAQGFTIAVETNGTIKAPEGIDWICVSPKPGLPLLQVSGSELKLVYPQETLPPSLFEGLDFAHFWLQPKDDAHRQDATRQAVHYCQEHPHWRLSLQTHKFIGIL; encoded by the coding sequence ATGTCTTATGCTGTGAAGGAAATTTTCGCCACTCTGCAAGGAGAAGGCGCTCATACAGGTCGCGCGGCAATTTTTTGCCGTTTCGCAGGATGTAATCTTTGGTCCGGGCGAGAAGAAGACCGTGCCAAAGCCTCATGTCAATTTTGCGATACTGACTTTATTGGTATTGATGGCCCCGGAGGGGGGCGCTTTGAAAATGCGCAAGACCTTGCTCTTGCCATCAAAAATTGTTGGCAGCAATATTCATCGGATTTCACGCAAGCTTATGTCGTGTTTACAGGAGGGGAGCCTCTATTACAGCTAGATCCTAACCTGATAAAGGCCGTTAAAGCACAAGGTTTTACCATTGCTGTAGAAACTAACGGAACCATCAAGGCCCCCGAAGGAATAGACTGGATCTGTGTTAGCCCAAAGCCGGGCTTACCCCTTTTGCAGGTTTCTGGCTCTGAATTAAAACTGGTTTATCCTCAGGAGACCTTGCCACCTTCTCTTTTTGAAGGGCTTGATTTCGCACATTTCTGGCTACAACCCAAAGATGATGCCCACCGCCAGGATGCCACCAGGCAAGCCGTACATTATTGCCAAGAACACCCTCACTGGCGATTAAGTCTGCAAACGCATAAATTTATTGGAATTTTATGA
- a CDS encoding NAD(P)-dependent alcohol dehydrogenase translates to MLKTNTSIPSKMRAAVLTTKQNIRLEDRPVPQPEADQVLIQVKAVSVCGSDVHYYLEGRIGDFVVERPLVLGHEVSGVIVGVGDNVPEQRIGQRVAIEPQRPCGTCLQCRTGHYNLCPHMEFYATPPIDGAFQEYVTIQASFAHPISDNVSYEEGALLEPLSVGLWACHKAHISPGARVLIAGAGPIGILTAQAARAFGAAEIIVSDIQHERRQQAMKYGATSTLDPSKESVEQLEVDAFIDCSGAAKAVQSGIRAVRGQGTLCLLEWEEMR, encoded by the coding sequence ATGCTTAAAACAAATACATCCATACCGTCTAAAATGAGAGCTGCGGTTCTTACCACAAAACAAAATATCCGTCTTGAGGACAGGCCTGTTCCACAGCCTGAAGCTGACCAGGTCTTAATCCAGGTAAAAGCAGTTAGCGTCTGTGGCTCTGATGTTCATTACTATCTCGAAGGACGTATTGGGGATTTTGTGGTGGAGCGTCCGCTTGTTCTGGGACATGAGGTTTCTGGAGTTATTGTGGGGGTAGGGGACAATGTGCCGGAGCAGAGGATAGGGCAACGTGTTGCTATTGAGCCCCAACGTCCTTGTGGTACGTGTTTACAGTGCAGAACAGGACATTATAACCTTTGCCCTCATATGGAATTTTACGCGACACCACCTATTGATGGTGCCTTTCAGGAATATGTCACCATTCAGGCCTCTTTTGCCCATCCTATTTCTGATAATGTATCATATGAGGAAGGGGCATTACTTGAGCCATTATCAGTGGGGCTCTGGGCTTGTCATAAAGCGCATATTTCTCCAGGGGCACGGGTTCTTATTGCTGGTGCGGGCCCTATTGGCATTTTAACAGCGCAAGCAGCCCGTGCTTTTGGTGCTGCAGAAATCATTGTTTCAGACATTCAGCATGAACGCCGCCAACAAGCTATGAAATATGGTGCAACAAGCACTTTAGATCCAAGCAAAGAGAGTGTTGAGCAGCTTGAGGTGGATGCATTCATTGATTGTTCGGGAGCTGCCAAAGCTGTTCAGTCAGGAATCAGGGCCGTGAGGGGGCAGGGTACGCTGTGCTTGTTGGAATGGGAGGAGATGAGATGA
- a CDS encoding 6-pyruvoyl trahydropterin synthase family protein — protein MNSTPCPELIFTRRFSMAHRLISGCSERCATPHGHNEYVTVTLRAGKNNFHHRLDGHANMLLPFAEAKGRWHHFIDEHIDHAFQLSASDPLLGWFKENEPQRVKRIIVTPGDPTTELMAALLMAKLNAFLHDQGDLLTLHSLELRETPTNSVRLSGDPLFYLPFTDNLSKDHWWNRADNTISDLS, from the coding sequence GTGAATAGCACACCCTGCCCAGAATTAATTTTTACCCGCCGTTTTAGCATGGCTCACCGTCTTATTTCTGGCTGTAGTGAGCGTTGTGCAACGCCTCATGGTCATAATGAATATGTCACCGTCACACTTAGAGCTGGTAAAAATAATTTTCATCATCGTTTAGACGGTCACGCTAACATGCTCCTCCCCTTTGCTGAAGCAAAAGGCAGGTGGCACCACTTTATTGATGAGCATATTGACCACGCTTTTCAGCTATCTGCGTCTGACCCGCTTCTAGGCTGGTTTAAAGAAAATGAACCACAAAGAGTTAAGCGTATAATTGTAACGCCAGGCGATCCTACAACTGAACTTATGGCCGCATTATTAATGGCTAAACTCAATGCTTTTCTTCATGACCAGGGTGACTTACTGACACTCCACAGCCTTGAATTACGAGAAACACCAACAAACTCTGTCCGGCTTTCTGGCGATCCGCTTTTTTACCTACCTTTTACGGATAATCTATCTAAAGATCACTGGTGGAACCGAGCAGATAATACGATCTCAGATTTATCATAA